The Mucilaginibacter terrae region TTTAAAGGCAGACAGATCGCCAATTACCAAATCAAACTTGTCCAGCACCCCGGCCGATAAATGCTGCAGGTTCATCTTGTCGATGTTCACAAATTCCTCGCTGCTTTTATTTTGGCTAATGAGCGCGCGTGAGGCCACGGCATAACCATTTTCGCCCAGCCAGTTTTTCAAAAAGCGGGTTTCGAAGTTAGGCGCGGCATTCAGCATTAACACTTTCACCGGTTTGGCAGGTTCAATTTGTACGGGGATGCTTTCGTTACTTAGGGTATCATTACCCGACAGTGCCAATAACTGGTAAACAACCCTGCCAGTTGGTTTGGGTACAGTACTTAGTTGGAAAGCGCTCGTTCCTGCGGGAATAATTGCCGAATCTAAAGTGGTATTTAAACCTTTTAAAATCAAGCTAACTGGTTTTTCGATATCATTGTTATACCTACCCTGAACTTGTAGCGGTTCGCCGGTTTTGATTTTGCCAACCCAGTTTACAGCCTGTATTCCTGCCGGAGCCGATGGTGCGGTATAGGCAATGTGCAAGCCGTTCAATTGCTTTAATTCATCCTCGCTTAAACCGTAGCCTACAATTTTCACCTGTTTAAATGCGGGTTGATGATTGGTCAGTTCGTCTAAACTGCTAATGAGTTTAGCTTTGGAATAGCTGCTTTGGATAGCTTTATCCGTGGTATAAACCGGGGTGGCAGGAGGTAGGCTATCTTTATTAAAGCCATCGGTTAGTAATATGGCATCGCTGTTATCGGCAATGTTGGTTTTGCTGCTGTAACTAACGGGAAGTATAATGCAGGCCAAAGCTCCAAGCGAAATCCAGATGGCTAACAATCGCCAAACCAAACGGCGCTTATCGGCACGGCGAATTTCCTGCCAGGTGAAGAGCAGTGCCAGCAGAGTGCAAATGATGATAACCGCTAAAGTCCAGTTCATTGCTAATATTTACCGGTTTAAGTTTTTAAAATAACGTTGCCCCAAACCCATATCGGCCGTTGTGCTTACTGCCGATGGCATAGTTTTGCTGCCGGGCAGACTTTTCTGAATGGCCTTTTCAACAATAGAGCGGTCGGTACCCGATACTTTATTTTCAGAGGCCAGTATGCGTCGCATGGCGCTAACCGCCTTTAAATAAATACCCGGCTGTGCCGATGCCTGTACCGCCAACTGCTGACCGGCCAGCTGCAAAATGCGTTTATCGGCAGCAGTTAAAACCTGATGTTTAGATTGCTCCAGTATGGTTGCTGCCTTTTTCAACGTCTCAAATTTATCGGCAGTTGGTTTGATGTTTTGCTGGCTGACAGGCTCGGTAATCTTGCTCAAGTCGCCGGTTAAGCGCTTCTCCGGCTTAATGGGTGGTGGGTTGTAGCTGGTTTTAGCCACGAATGAGCGTGATTTTTGCTGAAGGTCTTTCAATAACCTTAAAGCTTTATACTCATAAGGCAGCGCTTCCTGCGGCTTGTATAAGCGGAGACGTAACTCGGCTTTCCACATCTCGTTAAGTGTAGCTTTGAGCTGCGCTTTGGCGGCAGGTTCTAAAAATGTCGCATCTTCGGCGTTGTCATGCTTATCGGTAAAGGCGTCCATGACCATTTTGGCATTGCCAAAGTTTTCGGCCTTGCCTATTTCCTGGTTGCCATCGCCCTCGGTTCCGCTTTCGTCTTCTTCTCCTAAAAACTTGCCGTAACGTAGGCGGAGCAGCTTTTGATCGGTACCCAACTCATTACAACGGTTTTTAAAGGCGGTTGCGCTAATGGTGTCTTTTTCTTTAAGTAGTTTTTCGGTATCGAGAATAATTTGGCGCTGGCTGCGGAAATACTCGGGTTTGATGTTAGCCGCGGCCACAATGCCATCCATGCTCAACAGTTGCGCTGTATCCTGAATGGAAACGATGAGTACATCGGTACGGCTTTTTTGCTGGTGCGTGTCTTGCGCCTGAATATAGAAGTACAACTCGTCGCCCGGCTCCATACCCAGTTTGGGCAAATCGATGGTGCGCTGTAAATCGTACTGGCGGTTATGTGCACCAAATGCGGCACTGAATGCAAAAGTGGTATCCTTAAACTTAACCGATTCGCCGCTGCCCTTGGCTACTGTGGCAAATATTTGTGCGTTGCTGATGCCGTAATCATCGGTAACGGTGGTGTTAATAGTCACACGCTGTGTCTCGCCGGCATCAATATGAGTATACTGTTTAGGCGTTTTAATGCGAATAACCGGGATGGCATCTTTAATCATTTGGATTTGGTAAAGGTCAGATAGTTTGCCATCAATGCTTACCTGGTAAAAACCGGCTTTGGTAATGGCTCTTTGTGTTTTCCAATCGGTTTTATTCGAACTACTTAATACTAATTTCTCACGCTCGTTAAATAATAGGAATACGTTCTTAACTTCAATATTAGTGCTTATGTTCCATCCAACCAAGGCACCTTCCTCGGCATCGATAGTGAATTTATCCTGTGTACGGGCACCCTTGCCGGTATAAGTAGGTGGAGTAATTTTTAATGAAATGCCGTCTATTTGGGGTAATATCTTTTCGGGCGGTGTGGCTTTTTGCGATGCGGAATTATTGGAACCGAATAGATTGCCGTTACTCGAAGATTTCCAATATTGACCTATTTTAAAGATTGCTAAACTCAACACCAATGCGCCCACAAATAACCAAGCGGTTTTCTTTAATCGTTGTGTAAATACTGCTGGTTCGCCGTGTAATTGGGTTAGGGTTTGTTCTACCTTGTTGAGTTGCAAGCGCTCTAATAAATTAAGTTCAGCGGCAGGTTTAAGAATGAGTTCGCTGCTTTCTTCCAGTTCGGGGTAGGAGATGTTTAAGTAACGGCAAATGGTTGTAACCTTAGTGCTCCACGGGCGGCGTAAAGTGAGGAGTAAACCCAATGCAATGGCAAATACTAAGATGCCTAACACAATTGCTTGATTAGGTAACAATCGGTACAAAATGCTGCCTGCCAACAAACCGCAGCTTGCCGCCAGTAGTACACTGGCCAGTAACTGGTAGCCAATGTAACGTTGCCTCAATTGGTTTACTTTATGTGATGCTGCCTGCTCCATTATGCAATTTCTGTTTTAGGTTTGCGATGTGCCAGCCAGCGTTCGGCTGCAAAAATGATGATGAGCGTCAGCCAGAAATAACGGCTGAGGCTTTTGTTTTCGATAGACTTTTCAGCGGCTACAGTGTGTTGTTCGGAACCTATTACAGGCATATACTGCTTAGCACTTAGTACTCGCTTATCATATACCGAATTATCCACCTCCGGCTTTACCATCAGTTTAAGCATCCACGCCGGGAAATTGCTGCTCCAAACCAAATTGTTCCACGCCGGGTTAAAGCGGCTGTAGAAATGGTAGATATTGGTTTGGTTTTGCTGCTCCAAAGCTAAAACGGGCTTGCCAAAACCATCCTGCCAAACGGGTTCGGCTTTTATATCGGTAGCGGTTATTGCTTTAAAGAGTCCCACTTTTTCGTCATCAGCCAAAGAAGGAGTAAACTCACCGGCGTTGCTCATCCAGCTGTTTACGCTGGTGGCCTTTCCTTTTTCGTAAACCAATATGTTTTTGGCTAATGCTTTATTAACGGGTTTATCCGACAGCCAAAATAACCACTCAGTATTGGCCTGTATTTGCGCCGGATTAGCAACCGTTTTTATACTGATTGGTCTTTGGCTAAACTGAATTACCGCCTGTAATGCCGCTTCGAGATAGTTAGCATCTAAACTGTTATTATCAGCATAAATAAGGATGTTTTGAGCATCGGTACTAACGGTAACAGGCTCTTGCTTGTTTCCTGTTAAGCTGATTTGCGCTTTGCCGTCGGTTGTGTTAATGGTGTAAGCCGAATTTGCTTTATCATCGTTCTTAAAATTGCTATAGGCATAAGCCGTGCCCAATGGTTTGCTCGTTCCCTGCACCACCCTAATCTCGCCGTTAGCAGTAAACCATGCATCCTGAATCCAGGTACTTACCGAATCGGCCGGGGTGTAGGTTTGCCATTTGAGGTTGAGCGCTACCTGCGGTTTTTCGCCGGTGAAGTACTGCATTTGGTTTGGCGTGAACAAATATACGGGAAGGGTAGAAGCTGTTTTGGTGTCTAACTCCCGCGCTAAGTTCCAGTAATTGGGGAAGGTGGCAGGTGATATTGTTTTGAGAGAATCTTTAGGTTTCAATAAGACTTTCTTTAAGTCGGATTTGGCAAAGCCGCTATTGAAATAATGAAACTCGTAACCCGCTTTGGTAAGCGAATCAACTGTAGGTTTAAACTTCTGATAGGTTTCGGTAAAGGTTTCTTTAGGGATGAGCACCCAGCCTTTTACTTTGGCAGCTTGCATCTTCTTTTGCAAAACCGGCATAGCCAGCAGCAAAGCCAATACAATCAGCAGCAAGCAACGAAGTATGAACAAAGGAATATCCAGCAGTTTAAAACTCCGGCTGCTTTTGCGCGATGCGGCATCAATGAGCGATACGCTGCCCACCTTCAGCACCTTACCCGAGCGGATATTCCACAGGTGTATCAGTACCGGGATGATTATCGCGGCAGCGCCAAAAAGCCATATAGGGGTTAGGAATTGCATAAAGTAGCCCCACCTAAATCCTCCCCGGGAGGGAGGACTTTTGAATTTTTATTGTTGTATATCTATTTGTATTCATTATGTCTGTCAATCTCCCTCTCCTTCAGGAGAGGGCCGGGGTGAGGTTAGCCTTTATTTCTTTGTACTAAAAACGCCCGCAAGGCTTCATCCAACGGTTGCGAGGTGCTGAGCATGCGGTGTACAATGTGTTTGCCTAATAACTGCATCCTGATGTTTTCTAAATGCGAATGAAGCGCCTCTTTGTATTGCTGCTTGGCTTGCGGACCAACCTGTATTACCTCGCCCGTCTCCAGATCTTCTAACGAGGTATAGCCTTTAAAATCGAAGTCCAGCTCGTTTTGCCCCATCAGTTGAAAAACAATGATCTCATGCCTTAATGCCGCCAGCGAATCCAGTAGTTTAAAAATTTCCCCTTCGGGCTGGTACATGTCGGTTATAAAAACAAGTAGTTCTTTTCGACCTGCACCGGCAAACAACTCTTTATAATGTACAGGCTGCGTAAATGTACCCGACGGTTTGATGTTCTCTAACTGGTGATACAACCGCTGCAAATGCTGCGGATCGGGTTTCGAAGCCAGCGAAAATAAGCCGCCTTCTTTAAAAACATATAAGCCCACGGCATCGCCCTGTAAATTGGCTAAGTATGCTAACGATGCCGCCAAATAACGCGCGTAATCAATTTTGCTCAGCGTACCGTCGTGGTGATTCATGGATGCGCTGGCATCTATCAAAAACCTTACGGATATGCTTGTTTCTATTTCCGATTCGCGGATGTAGTACCTGTCACTGCGGGCAAACATGCGCCAGTCGAGCCAGCGTAAATCGTCGCCAGGCTGGTAGCTCCGGTACTGACTAAACTCCAGTCCCGGCCCCTTAACGGTGCTTTTGTTAAAGCCGTTCATAAAACCATCAATAACCGTTTTTGCCAGTAAGGGCAAGGTTTTAATGGTGGTGAGCACTTTGGGGTCGAGCATGGTAATCAGTTGTCTGTTGCGGGTTGTGTGTTGTCTATATTTTATTGCGAGCTAAAACCCGCAACTCACAACAGACAACCCACAACTAAACTTTCGGTCTTTCTAACAATTTTATCAACTCAGCCGTTGCCTTGTCGGAGTTTATACCTTCGGCTTCGGCTTTAAAGTTCATTAATACGCGGTGACGTAGTACCGGTGTTGCCATGGCATGTATATCTTCTAATATTACTGCGTAGCGGCCTTTTAGTAAGGCGCGGGCTTTGGCAGTTAGTATTAAAGCTTGCCCGGCACGCGGACCAGCGCCCCAGCGTACCCACTCTTTTACGTAATCTAAGGTGGTAGTGTCGGGACGGGTGGCGCGGATGAGCTTGCTCACGTACATTACCAAATCCTCGCTTATGCTTACCTGGCGTACCAGGGCCTGGGCCTGTTGTATTTCTTCGGCGCTGATTACCGGGTTAATGGTGGCCTTGCCGGTGCCGGTGGTGCGGTTCAATATTGCAAATTCTTCCTGTTCAGTAGGATAGCCTATTTGTACGAGGAGTAAAAAGCGGTCTAACTGGGCTTCGGGCAGGGGGTAAGTTCCGGCCTGCTCAATGGGGTTTTGCGTGGCTAAGATGAAAAAAGGCTTATCTAACGGATAGGTTTGCCCACCGTAAGTAACTTCAAACTCCTGCATAGCCTCTAACAAGGCCGATTGCGTTTTGGGCGGCGTACGGTTTATCTCATCGGCCAGTATAATGTTGGCAAACAGGGGGCCTTTGTTAAACTTAAAAAAGCGCTTGCCGGTAACGTGGTCTTCCTCCAAAATTTCGGTGCCTACAATATCGGTAGGCATTAAATCGGGCGTAAACTGTATACGGCGAAACGACAGGTGCAACGCCTGCGACATGGTTTTAACCAGCAGGGTTTTGGCCAAACCTGGTACACCCTCTAACAGGCAATGGCCGCCTGCTAAAAATGCCACCAGCAATTCATCCAAAATATGCTCCTGCCCAACAATTACCTTTTGTATTTCAGTTTTTAACTGCGGAAGTTTCGCCAGCAGCGCTTTAACGTGGGTTTCTGTTAGTTCCAAAGCCTAATGTTATTTAAGTAAGCAGTATTGATATTCGTTTAAAGATAATTTGTACACAATAAGGCCAAATAAGATTTGGTTACTTGTATTGAGCATCACAAGATATTGGGATTTGGTGTTAAAAGCAGAATTATTTTGCAACTAATTAAATTAAGTATTCAAAAAATTACAAACACAGCAAATAAAAACGGTAGACGCATAAAATTTTGTACTACTTTTAGAGTTTTAACACAAATGTCATTAAGCTCTAAGTTTACTTTTAAACCCGTTTAAGCTACCATTCGGGCGATTGGGATACCGATCAGCGTATGCCAGCCAATATTTTGAACTCGTTGATGGAATATACCACCATTCCTATCGAAACAAAAGAAAAGGTGGTGGCGCTGAGCAGTCCTGATGTGTTTAACTCGCCTTTTAGTTATATGAGCGGCCACAAACTGGTGCAATTTGATGCCCAGGAGCGCGCCAACTTTAAAAAATATGTGCAAAACGGCGGCTTTGTGTTTGTAGATGATTGTAACCACGACATCGACGGGCTGTTTGCCAAATCGTTCGAGGCGCAAATGTCGTCCTTGTTTGGGCCGCAGGCTTTAAAGAAAATTCCTAATACCCACGAGCTTTACCGCTCATTCTTCACCTTTGAAAAAGGGCCACCAAATACTTCTTTTGAACTTAACGGCTGGGGCGACGACCTGGTGCACGATTACCTGAAAGCCATTACCATTAACGGGCGTATTGCCGTATTATATAGTAATAAAGATTACGGCTGCGAGTGGGATTACGACTTCAGGAACAAGCGATTTTTAGCCGAAGATAATACCAAGTTTGGTGTAAATATTGTGGTTTATGCCATGAGTTCGTAAAGGAACTGTAACTTTGACTGCCCACAAGGCACTCCTACACTATGGATGAGTTTTATGTTAAAGATGAAAAGGGCGAAAGAGGCCCCTTTACCTTCGAAGAGTTAACCGATGGTCGTTTAGAACCCGAAGACCTGGTACGTACCGGAACCTCTGATTGGGCTAAGGCCGGCGATTTAGATGATTTTGCCGAATACTTCCGCTTTGAGGGCTACTACTTTCCTACCGAAACTAACCTGGCCGGTTTTGGCATCAGGTTTCTGGCTTATTTTATTGATCATGTGGCTGTATCTTTCATAGTAGGTATGGGCATGGGCTTGTTCTCGGCCTACCTTCCATTTAAAATGGAAGCATTCGATTTGAAGAACAAAGACATGATGTTTTGGCTACAGGAGGTATACATGGTTGCGATGATTGTGTATAATGTAATTTTTTGTGCCTTGCCTTTAAGCAGCACGCCAGGCCAGGCCATATGCCGTTTAATCATTGTTGATGCCGAGGGCAAAAAAATTAGCATAGCCAAAGTAATTATTCGTAGCCCCATTAAGCTATTATCTGTTGTGTTATACGGCCTCGGAACCATTGCTGTATTTTTTACCCAATACCGCCAGGGCGTGCACGATTTAGTGGCTAAAACTTACGTGGTAAAAAGAGACGTGTTATAACTTTAGTAGCGCCTTGTGAAAATACATATTGTGGGCGCATCATGCGCAGGTTCAACCACCTTGGGTAACGCCTTATCTGCCCAAACCGGTTTACCGTATTTTGATACCGACTTTTACTTTTGGGAGCCATCCGAAATACCTTTCACTATAAAGCGCGACCGCGATGCGCGAATAACAATGCTTCGCGATGCTGTTGCTTTACACCCTAATCATATAATTGGCGGCTCGCTGGTAAGCTGGGGCAATGAATGGTTAGCTGCCTTTGACTTAGTGGTGTTTTTGTACGTTCCACCCGAAATACGAATACAAAGGTTAAAAAACCGGGAGTTAGAACGCTACGGCGACATAATTTATACTGATCCTGAACGCATAAGCG contains the following coding sequences:
- a CDS encoding shikimate kinase — protein: MKIHIVGASCAGSTTLGNALSAQTGLPYFDTDFYFWEPSEIPFTIKRDRDARITMLRDAVALHPNHIIGGSLVSWGNEWLAAFDLVVFLYVPPEIRIQRLKNRELERYGDIIYTDPERISAYQKFLEWAEAYDTNAPTGRSLHVHEAWLSRVTCPVLEIRGDTTVAERVELILNKMKTINPPQ
- a CDS encoding DUF58 domain-containing protein produces the protein MLDPKVLTTIKTLPLLAKTVIDGFMNGFNKSTVKGPGLEFSQYRSYQPGDDLRWLDWRMFARSDRYYIRESEIETSISVRFLIDASASMNHHDGTLSKIDYARYLAASLAYLANLQGDAVGLYVFKEGGLFSLASKPDPQHLQRLYHQLENIKPSGTFTQPVHYKELFAGAGRKELLVFITDMYQPEGEIFKLLDSLAALRHEIIVFQLMGQNELDFDFKGYTSLEDLETGEVIQVGPQAKQQYKEALHSHLENIRMQLLGKHIVHRMLSTSQPLDEALRAFLVQRNKG
- a CDS encoding DUF4175 family protein, whose amino-acid sequence is MEQAASHKVNQLRQRYIGYQLLASVLLAASCGLLAGSILYRLLPNQAIVLGILVFAIALGLLLTLRRPWSTKVTTICRYLNISYPELEESSELILKPAAELNLLERLQLNKVEQTLTQLHGEPAVFTQRLKKTAWLFVGALVLSLAIFKIGQYWKSSSNGNLFGSNNSASQKATPPEKILPQIDGISLKITPPTYTGKGARTQDKFTIDAEEGALVGWNISTNIEVKNVFLLFNEREKLVLSSSNKTDWKTQRAITKAGFYQVSIDGKLSDLYQIQMIKDAIPVIRIKTPKQYTHIDAGETQRVTINTTVTDDYGISNAQIFATVAKGSGESVKFKDTTFAFSAAFGAHNRQYDLQRTIDLPKLGMEPGDELYFYIQAQDTHQQKSRTDVLIVSIQDTAQLLSMDGIVAAANIKPEYFRSQRQIILDTEKLLKEKDTISATAFKNRCNELGTDQKLLRLRYGKFLGEEDESGTEGDGNQEIGKAENFGNAKMVMDAFTDKHDNAEDATFLEPAAKAQLKATLNEMWKAELRLRLYKPQEALPYEYKALRLLKDLQQKSRSFVAKTSYNPPPIKPEKRLTGDLSKITEPVSQQNIKPTADKFETLKKAATILEQSKHQVLTAADKRILQLAGQQLAVQASAQPGIYLKAVSAMRRILASENKVSGTDRSIVEKAIQKSLPGSKTMPSAVSTTADMGLGQRYFKNLNR
- a CDS encoding RDD family protein codes for the protein MDEFYVKDEKGERGPFTFEELTDGRLEPEDLVRTGTSDWAKAGDLDDFAEYFRFEGYYFPTETNLAGFGIRFLAYFIDHVAVSFIVGMGMGLFSAYLPFKMEAFDLKNKDMMFWLQEVYMVAMIVYNVIFCALPLSSTPGQAICRLIIVDAEGKKISIAKVIIRSPIKLLSVVLYGLGTIAVFFTQYRQGVHDLVAKTYVVKRDVL
- a CDS encoding BatA domain-containing protein, whose translation is MQFLTPIWLFGAAAIIIPVLIHLWNIRSGKVLKVGSVSLIDAASRKSSRSFKLLDIPLFILRCLLLIVLALLLAMPVLQKKMQAAKVKGWVLIPKETFTETYQKFKPTVDSLTKAGYEFHYFNSGFAKSDLKKVLLKPKDSLKTISPATFPNYWNLARELDTKTASTLPVYLFTPNQMQYFTGEKPQVALNLKWQTYTPADSVSTWIQDAWFTANGEIRVVQGTSKPLGTAYAYSNFKNDDKANSAYTINTTDGKAQISLTGNKQEPVTVSTDAQNILIYADNNSLDANYLEAALQAVIQFSQRPISIKTVANPAQIQANTEWLFWLSDKPVNKALAKNILVYEKGKATSVNSWMSNAGEFTPSLADDEKVGLFKAITATDIKAEPVWQDGFGKPVLALEQQNQTNIYHFYSRFNPAWNNLVWSSNFPAWMLKLMVKPEVDNSVYDKRVLSAKQYMPVIGSEQHTVAAEKSIENKSLSRYFWLTLIIIFAAERWLAHRKPKTEIA
- a CDS encoding AAA family ATPase, which gives rise to MELTETHVKALLAKLPQLKTEIQKVIVGQEHILDELLVAFLAGGHCLLEGVPGLAKTLLVKTMSQALHLSFRRIQFTPDLMPTDIVGTEILEEDHVTGKRFFKFNKGPLFANIILADEINRTPPKTQSALLEAMQEFEVTYGGQTYPLDKPFFILATQNPIEQAGTYPLPEAQLDRFLLLVQIGYPTEQEEFAILNRTTGTGKATINPVISAEEIQQAQALVRQVSISEDLVMYVSKLIRATRPDTTTLDYVKEWVRWGAGPRAGQALILTAKARALLKGRYAVILEDIHAMATPVLRHRVLMNFKAEAEGINSDKATAELIKLLERPKV